A portion of the Micromonospora vinacea genome contains these proteins:
- a CDS encoding sensor histidine kinase → MRRRLVISYLLLMVLVLIALETPLAATMASRETERVRADRLADATRFASLAGPALRDGGPGPIESELTSYDDLYAIGAAIVDRDRNITVSSPRWQPSPGTATVLDVALSGQQTSAPESVWPWTTDPVVVSVPINDGGEVLGAVVIVTPAGPIRRAVVAWWLLLALAGLLAVLACVLTAFGLAGWVLRPVTELDAVTHEIAEGDRGARVQHRLGPPELRRLAASFNHMADVVSDVMDRQRAFVAHASHQLRNPLTALRLRVEELGPSLTDPDGRSEHRLALEETDRLALVLDALLTLARAEREQNERVTVDAAAVAASRVAAWAPLARHRSVALRLATSDAPAYAQTVPTAVDQALDALIDNAVKFSGAGGAVTVTVARRDGGVALEVRDSGPGMTESQLGQATERFWRAPDAQNVDGAGLGLTIAAVLVDASDGRLTMRPGESRGLVAALWFPTPAVAVESADEEPAADLHTSPAR, encoded by the coding sequence GTGCGCCGCCGCCTGGTGATCAGCTATCTGCTGCTGATGGTCCTCGTCCTCATCGCGTTGGAGACGCCACTGGCCGCCACCATGGCCAGCCGCGAGACCGAACGGGTCCGCGCCGACCGGCTCGCCGACGCCACCCGGTTCGCCTCGCTGGCCGGGCCGGCGTTGCGCGACGGTGGCCCCGGCCCGATCGAGTCGGAGCTGACCAGCTACGACGACCTGTACGCGATCGGCGCCGCGATCGTCGACCGGGACCGCAACATCACTGTCTCGTCCCCGAGGTGGCAGCCCAGCCCGGGGACCGCGACGGTGCTGGACGTCGCGCTGTCCGGGCAGCAGACCAGCGCCCCCGAGTCGGTCTGGCCCTGGACGACCGACCCGGTGGTGGTGTCGGTGCCGATCAACGACGGAGGTGAGGTGCTCGGCGCGGTGGTGATCGTGACCCCGGCCGGCCCGATCCGCCGAGCCGTCGTCGCGTGGTGGCTGCTGCTCGCCCTGGCCGGCCTGCTCGCCGTGCTGGCCTGCGTGCTCACCGCGTTCGGGCTGGCCGGTTGGGTGCTGCGCCCGGTCACCGAACTGGACGCGGTCACCCACGAGATCGCCGAGGGCGACCGGGGCGCCCGGGTGCAGCACCGGCTGGGACCGCCGGAGCTGCGCCGCCTCGCGGCCAGCTTCAACCACATGGCCGACGTGGTCTCCGACGTGATGGACCGGCAGCGCGCCTTCGTCGCGCACGCCAGCCACCAACTGCGCAACCCGCTCACCGCGCTGCGTCTGCGGGTGGAGGAGTTGGGGCCCAGCCTCACCGACCCGGACGGTCGGTCCGAGCACCGGCTGGCCCTGGAGGAGACCGACCGGCTGGCGCTGGTGCTCGACGCGCTGCTCACCCTCGCCCGGGCCGAACGGGAGCAGAACGAGCGCGTCACAGTGGACGCCGCCGCGGTGGCCGCCTCCCGGGTGGCCGCGTGGGCGCCGCTGGCCCGGCACCGGTCGGTCGCGTTGCGGCTGGCCACGAGCGACGCCCCGGCGTACGCCCAGACCGTGCCGACCGCCGTCGACCAGGCGCTGGACGCGCTCATCGACAACGCGGTGAAGTTCAGCGGGGCGGGCGGGGCGGTGACGGTGACGGTGGCCCGCCGCGACGGCGGGGTGGCGCTGGAGGTACGCGACTCCGGCCCCGGCATGACCGAGAGTCAGCTCGGCCAGGCGACCGAGCGGTTCTGGCGGGCCCCGGACGCGCAGAACGTGGACGGCGCGGGGCTCGGCCTGACCATCGCCGCAGTGCTCGTGGACGCGTCGGACGGGCGGCTCACCATGCGCCCGGGGGAGTCGCGGGGGCTGGTCGCCGCCCTGTGGTTCCCGACGCCGGCCGTCGCGGTGGAGTCGGCGGACGAGGAACCGGCCGCCGACCTGCACACCTCTCCGGCGCGGTGA
- a CDS encoding App1 family protein, with protein MPPTPAGQLAVPNLHRAARIEDAVHQLVERRLRRTGWRVNIVAYTGYGAPGWVRVMCRVLLGRPDTRQRGRLDKVRGWRSFTTLPAKHVTVTIEAGGVCHETRADRSGFVDTLVEADLPPGWGTVRLSVPDAEPVDAPVRILDPDVKFGIISDIDDTVMVTALPRPLLAAWNTFVLDEHARAAVPGMAVLYERLVTAHPGAPVFYLSTGAWNVAPTLTRFLSRHLYPAGPLLLTDWGPTADRWFRSGMEHKRVTLARLAKEFPDVRWLLVGDDGQHDQEIYREFAAAHPENVAGVAIRRLSPTQSVLAGTLPAPAGRPSSGPVGQKWLSAPDGAGLWQLLRDAGLV; from the coding sequence GTGCCACCCACTCCCGCCGGCCAACTGGCCGTTCCGAACCTGCACCGGGCTGCGCGGATCGAGGACGCCGTGCACCAGCTCGTCGAGCGCCGGCTGCGGCGCACCGGCTGGCGGGTCAACATCGTCGCGTACACCGGCTATGGCGCGCCGGGTTGGGTGCGGGTGATGTGCCGGGTGCTGCTGGGCCGTCCGGACACCCGCCAGCGGGGTCGACTGGACAAGGTCCGCGGCTGGCGCAGCTTCACCACGCTGCCGGCCAAGCACGTCACTGTGACCATCGAGGCCGGCGGGGTGTGCCACGAGACGCGGGCCGACCGCAGCGGCTTCGTCGACACGCTGGTCGAGGCGGACCTGCCGCCCGGTTGGGGCACGGTCCGGCTCAGCGTCCCGGACGCCGAGCCGGTCGACGCCCCGGTGCGCATCCTCGATCCGGACGTCAAGTTCGGCATCATCTCCGACATCGACGACACGGTGATGGTGACCGCGCTGCCCCGGCCGCTGCTCGCCGCCTGGAACACGTTCGTGCTCGACGAGCACGCCCGCGCGGCAGTGCCCGGCATGGCGGTGCTCTACGAGCGACTGGTCACCGCGCACCCCGGGGCGCCGGTCTTCTACCTCTCCACCGGTGCGTGGAACGTGGCGCCCACGCTGACCCGATTCCTGTCCCGGCACCTCTACCCGGCCGGGCCGCTGCTGCTCACCGACTGGGGTCCGACCGCCGACCGCTGGTTCCGCAGCGGCATGGAACACAAGCGGGTCACCCTGGCGCGGCTTGCCAAGGAGTTCCCCGACGTGCGCTGGCTGCTGGTCGGCGACGACGGCCAGCACGACCAGGAGATCTACCGGGAGTTCGCCGCCGCCCACCCGGAGAACGTCGCCGGGGTGGCGATCCGCCGACTCTCCCCGACCCAGTCGGTGCTGGCCGGCACCCTGCCCGCCCCGGCTGGCCGCCCGTCGTCGGGGCCGGTGGGGCAGAAGTGGCTGTCCGCCCCGGACGGCGCCGGCCTGTGGCAGTTGCTCCGCGACGCCGGCCTGGTCTGA
- a CDS encoding response regulator transcription factor: protein MRILLVEDDRRVAAALSSALTRRGYEVEHAATVAAALSAAPCDLVLLDLTLPDGDGTDLCRELRRRSSQLGIIAVTARGEERDRVLGLRLGADDYVVKPFSMVELQARIEAVLRRAANAAPERHLIEAGPVRIDVAARTVTVDGRAVTLTRKEFDVLLSLARQPGVAVPRDRILLDAWGTTWADRHTVEVHVGSLRGKLGDARLVETVRGVGYRLRDA, encoded by the coding sequence GTGCGGATCCTGCTGGTGGAGGACGACCGCCGGGTGGCCGCTGCGCTGTCCTCCGCCCTCACCCGCCGGGGGTACGAGGTCGAGCACGCGGCCACCGTCGCCGCCGCGCTCTCCGCCGCCCCCTGTGACCTGGTGCTGCTCGACCTGACCCTGCCCGACGGGGACGGCACCGACCTGTGCCGGGAGCTGCGTCGCCGCAGCAGTCAGCTCGGCATCATCGCGGTGACGGCCCGAGGTGAGGAACGTGACCGGGTGCTGGGTCTGCGCCTGGGCGCGGACGACTACGTGGTCAAGCCGTTCTCGATGGTGGAGTTGCAGGCCCGGATCGAGGCGGTGCTGCGCCGTGCCGCGAACGCCGCGCCCGAGCGGCACCTCATCGAGGCCGGGCCGGTCCGCATCGACGTGGCCGCGCGGACGGTGACCGTCGACGGCCGTGCCGTCACGTTGACCCGCAAGGAGTTCGACGTGCTGCTCTCGCTGGCCCGCCAGCCCGGGGTGGCGGTGCCGCGCGACCGGATCCTGCTCGACGCCTGGGGCACCACCTGGGCCGACCGGCACACCGTCGAGGTGCACGTCGGGTCGCTGCGCGGCAAGCTCGGCGACGCCCGCCTGGTGGAGACCGTGCGCGGCGTCGGCTACCGGCTGCGCGACGCGTGA
- a CDS encoding CDP-glycerol glycerophosphotransferase family protein, whose translation MFGTLTGRLGVAAQSALLVLAYLVMLVGGVFGWIGLFAVAGLAAIFGEFAVARWSPPSQLLLEKVGLHWSYRQLTRDLAAVLLVVAEVRLSGGELTLLLVLPAAVWVVSVFAGALSTMIERRNPLSAMVRNIELGPLSSAPQPPAWAAAVAGDRMPLLNLLLVPAGVAAAVQHDPTPFFAAGAVAVVATGLVGAIIALTWLRGRGAGQGPLLPAVQRWLDNYRPEVALYFAGPAKDVYQANMWLAPTEALQQRAVVLMRSREAFLELADTRLPVICVPAGVDFMNLDLGGIRAALYSANVGANIHMLREPGTKHVFVGHGDSDKQASVNPYSKVYDEVWVAGLAGRERYARAGVGVLDSDIVEIGRPQLAGVHTFGAESVDRPFTVLYAPTWEGWLDDDPYHTSLVLMGERIVKGLLATNPRVRLIYKPHPLTGSRSKMAKAVHERIVTAIRAAGGNPDASSLDGTAHLVVTGRTPALFDCFNQTDLLISDVSSVVSDFVQSQRPYVVANPAGLSEDDFRREYPTARAAYLLSKDCGELEKIVSVTRAGDDPMTEARRELKTYLLGPAEANPMDRFQEEIDRLCH comes from the coding sequence TTGTTCGGCACGTTGACAGGACGCCTCGGAGTGGCCGCCCAGAGTGCGCTACTGGTTCTGGCCTACCTGGTCATGCTCGTCGGTGGCGTATTCGGTTGGATCGGCCTGTTCGCCGTCGCCGGGTTGGCCGCCATCTTCGGTGAGTTCGCCGTCGCCCGCTGGTCACCGCCGTCGCAGCTGCTGTTGGAGAAGGTGGGCCTGCACTGGTCGTACCGGCAGCTGACCCGGGACCTCGCCGCCGTGTTGCTGGTCGTCGCCGAGGTGCGGCTCAGCGGTGGCGAGCTGACCCTGCTGCTGGTGCTGCCCGCCGCGGTGTGGGTCGTGTCGGTCTTCGCCGGTGCGCTCTCCACCATGATCGAGCGGCGTAACCCGCTCTCCGCCATGGTGCGCAACATCGAGCTGGGTCCACTGTCCAGCGCCCCCCAACCGCCCGCCTGGGCGGCGGCGGTCGCCGGTGACCGGATGCCGCTGCTCAACCTGCTGCTGGTGCCGGCCGGCGTGGCCGCCGCTGTGCAGCACGATCCGACGCCGTTCTTCGCGGCCGGAGCGGTGGCGGTCGTGGCGACCGGTCTGGTGGGCGCCATCATCGCGCTGACCTGGCTCCGGGGCCGGGGCGCCGGGCAGGGCCCGCTGCTGCCGGCGGTCCAGCGCTGGCTGGACAACTACCGGCCGGAGGTGGCGCTCTACTTCGCCGGCCCGGCCAAGGACGTCTACCAGGCGAACATGTGGCTCGCCCCGACCGAGGCGCTCCAGCAGCGCGCGGTGGTGCTGATGCGCAGCCGGGAAGCGTTCCTGGAGCTGGCCGACACCCGGCTGCCGGTGATCTGCGTACCGGCCGGGGTCGACTTCATGAACCTCGACCTCGGCGGCATCCGCGCGGCGCTCTACTCCGCCAACGTCGGCGCGAACATCCACATGCTCCGCGAGCCGGGTACTAAGCACGTCTTCGTCGGGCACGGCGACAGCGACAAGCAGGCCAGCGTCAACCCCTACAGCAAGGTGTACGACGAGGTCTGGGTCGCCGGCCTGGCCGGCCGGGAGCGCTACGCGCGGGCCGGCGTGGGTGTGCTCGACTCGGACATCGTCGAGATCGGCCGGCCGCAACTCGCCGGTGTGCACACGTTCGGCGCCGAGTCGGTGGACCGGCCGTTCACAGTGCTCTACGCGCCCACCTGGGAGGGTTGGCTCGACGACGACCCGTACCACACCTCGCTGGTGCTGATGGGTGAGCGGATCGTCAAGGGGCTGCTCGCCACGAATCCCCGGGTCCGTCTGATCTACAAGCCGCACCCGCTCACCGGGTCACGGTCCAAAATGGCGAAGGCCGTGCACGAGCGGATCGTCACGGCGATCCGCGCCGCCGGCGGCAACCCGGACGCGTCCTCGCTGGACGGCACCGCGCACCTGGTGGTCACCGGCCGCACGCCGGCGCTGTTCGACTGCTTCAACCAGACCGACCTGCTGATCAGCGACGTGTCCAGTGTGGTGTCCGACTTCGTGCAGAGTCAGCGGCCGTACGTGGTGGCCAACCCGGCCGGCCTGTCGGAGGACGACTTCCGCCGCGAGTACCCGACGGCGCGGGCCGCGTACCTGCTCTCCAAGGACTGCGGCGAGCTGGAGAAGATCGTGTCGGTCACCCGGGCCGGCGACGACCCGATGACCGAGGCCCGCCGGGAGCTGAAGACCTACCTGCTCGGCCCCGCCGAGGCGAACCCGATGGACCGGTTCCAGGAGGAGATCGACCGGCTCTGCCACTGA
- a CDS encoding TAXI family TRAP transporter solute-binding subunit, which produces MLLIANLAVASCRDAPTEPTSIRIATGSPTAVYYAFGQSLAAILNRELPDVRASVVITAASAENVQLVGSGGAELGFTQADVLPTGTTGSPTVNAVARVYDDQLHLVTTSGGPVRTVADLRGRRVSVGAPGSGTEITVTRLLEVARLGGDEVRRERLGLDDSVTALRSGRIDAFFFSGGLPVRGIEELARASAIRIVDLSELTEPLRSRYGQVYVSRDIPRSVYGVDAVTTVADPNYLIVRANLPEPLVREVTRLLMERRAELAAAHPAAGRMSPRSAIVTAPLSLHPGAAAWYRATKP; this is translated from the coding sequence GTGCTGCTGATCGCGAACCTGGCCGTCGCCAGTTGCCGGGACGCCCCGACCGAGCCGACGTCGATCCGGATCGCCACCGGCAGCCCCACAGCGGTCTACTACGCGTTCGGGCAGTCCCTGGCGGCCATCCTCAACCGGGAACTCCCCGACGTACGGGCCAGCGTGGTGATCACCGCCGCCTCGGCGGAGAACGTCCAGCTCGTCGGCTCCGGCGGGGCCGAGCTGGGCTTCACCCAGGCCGACGTGCTGCCCACCGGCACGACGGGAAGCCCCACTGTCAACGCCGTCGCCCGGGTGTACGACGACCAACTGCACCTGGTCACCACGAGCGGCGGTCCGGTCCGCACTGTCGCCGACCTGCGCGGCCGGCGAGTCTCCGTCGGCGCCCCCGGCTCGGGCACCGAGATCACCGTGACCCGGCTGCTGGAGGTGGCCCGCCTCGGTGGCGACGAGGTGCGCCGCGAACGGCTCGGTCTGGACGACTCGGTGACGGCCCTGCGCTCCGGCCGGATCGACGCGTTCTTCTTCTCCGGCGGGTTGCCGGTCCGGGGCATCGAGGAGCTGGCCAGGGCCAGCGCCATCCGGATCGTGGACCTCAGCGAGTTGACCGAGCCGCTGCGCTCGCGCTACGGCCAGGTCTACGTCTCCCGGGACATCCCCCGCTCGGTCTACGGGGTGGACGCGGTGACCACAGTGGCCGACCCGAACTACCTGATCGTCCGGGCCAACCTGCCGGAGCCGTTGGTCCGTGAGGTGACCCGGCTGCTGATGGAACGCCGGGCCGAGCTGGCCGCCGCCCATCCGGCGGCGGGACGGATGAGCCCTCGCTCGGCGATCGTCACCGCGCCGCTGTCGCTGCACCCGGGCGCGGCCGCCTGGTACCGCGCCACCAAACCGTGA
- a CDS encoding ArnT family glycosyltransferase codes for MSHPEQHRGRWRPRLDRPALVALLFGLVGVVYRLVLTLFTVPVSNSDEATFGLAALHIGQGREHPVFLYGQHYMGMLESYLAAPLVAVFGPSWPVLRLPMLALYAVFLYLIHRLTRRLGTPWFAAFVVGLLALGPERVVRDQLTVVGGRPEVKPAVLLMLLITVGLAVGTVHRRRLAIGLFGLLVGLSVWSDWLILPYLAVAGLALVWAVRRELFGWAGLLLVAGVVVGVAPMIVDNLRAGPAEDSLSVFREVSTKAGPQPPWSDRVRGGLLEGVPLAHGLCPVDGCGRWQQWFGVLYPLLLLAGAALAVLAYRRAAGAPGGERAGALRAERVGPVVQLALVAGAALTLLSYVRSPLAATSPLDNARYLSVLQLSLPAVLWPLWVAALTAWRGTSSALGRFTGALSAAVLAALTVSTLVVTVLFAATGTAASRTEERQARELATALRADGPHEVYGDYWTCNRLIFNTDESVVCGVLDGDLSPGQNRYRPYWRQVGRAERPGYVVEADSPMDRRLRRLLADRADATPVREVGGYRVYHPETPVRPWR; via the coding sequence GTGTCGCATCCAGAGCAGCACCGCGGGCGATGGCGTCCGCGACTCGACCGGCCGGCGCTCGTCGCGCTGCTGTTCGGGCTCGTCGGTGTCGTCTACCGGCTGGTCCTGACGCTCTTCACGGTGCCGGTGTCGAACAGCGACGAGGCGACCTTCGGCCTCGCCGCCCTGCACATCGGGCAGGGCCGGGAACACCCGGTCTTCCTCTACGGCCAGCACTACATGGGGATGTTGGAGTCGTACCTGGCCGCTCCCCTGGTGGCGGTGTTCGGGCCGAGCTGGCCGGTGCTGCGGCTGCCGATGCTCGCCCTCTACGCGGTCTTCCTCTACCTGATCCACCGGTTGACCCGCCGGCTCGGCACCCCGTGGTTCGCCGCCTTCGTGGTGGGCCTGCTCGCGCTCGGCCCGGAGCGGGTGGTGCGCGACCAGCTCACCGTCGTCGGTGGGCGGCCCGAGGTGAAGCCGGCGGTGCTGCTGATGCTGCTGATCACCGTGGGGTTGGCCGTCGGCACCGTCCACCGCCGGCGGCTCGCGATCGGCCTGTTCGGGCTGCTCGTCGGGCTGTCCGTCTGGTCGGACTGGCTGATCCTGCCGTACCTCGCGGTGGCCGGGCTGGCCCTGGTCTGGGCGGTGCGGCGGGAGCTCTTCGGCTGGGCCGGCCTGCTGCTGGTGGCGGGGGTGGTCGTCGGCGTGGCCCCGATGATCGTCGACAACCTGCGGGCCGGGCCCGCTGAGGACTCACTGTCGGTGTTCCGGGAGGTCAGCACCAAGGCCGGGCCGCAACCGCCGTGGTCCGACCGGGTCCGGGGCGGCCTGCTGGAGGGGGTGCCGCTGGCGCACGGGCTCTGCCCGGTGGACGGCTGCGGACGCTGGCAACAGTGGTTCGGCGTGCTGTACCCGCTGCTGCTCCTGGCCGGCGCCGCACTCGCGGTGCTCGCGTACCGTCGAGCCGCCGGGGCGCCGGGTGGGGAACGGGCCGGGGCGCTGCGTGCGGAGCGGGTCGGGCCGGTCGTGCAGCTCGCGCTGGTCGCCGGCGCGGCGTTGACACTGCTGTCGTACGTGCGCAGCCCGCTCGCCGCGACCAGTCCGCTGGACAACGCCCGGTACCTGTCGGTGCTGCAACTGTCGCTGCCGGCGGTGCTCTGGCCGCTCTGGGTGGCGGCGCTGACCGCATGGCGGGGCACCAGCAGCGCACTGGGGCGGTTCACCGGCGCGCTGTCCGCCGCCGTGCTGGCGGCGCTGACAGTGAGCACGCTGGTGGTCACCGTGCTCTTCGCGGCCACCGGCACCGCGGCGTCGCGGACCGAGGAGCGCCAGGCCCGGGAGTTGGCCACCGCGCTGCGCGCCGACGGACCCCACGAGGTGTACGGGGACTACTGGACCTGCAACCGGTTGATCTTCAACACGGACGAGTCGGTGGTCTGCGGGGTGCTCGACGGCGACCTGTCCCCCGGGCAGAACCGCTACCGGCCGTACTGGCGGCAGGTGGGGCGGGCCGAGCGGCCGGGCTACGTGGTGGAGGCCGACTCGCCGATGGACCGGCGGTTGCGCCGGTTGCTCGCCGACCGGGCCGACGCCACGCCGGTGCGGGAGGTCGGCGGCTATCGCGTGTACCACCCCGAGACCCCGGTGCGGCCCTGGCGGTAG
- a CDS encoding DUF6077 domain-containing protein, producing the protein MANVDSIAVAPAEPDPTPRPEQASRPADARTGLSRVRALVAVAPAVLTDGAVIAFALFTVLYHLAFLGDLRPSVTFRIWLLACVVLAVAAVLRARRRARADTAPADSAPVAQEKPVSARPAADRRLLIGVLVAAAVAAVSAGLANTSVNVSWWIPAVSGLLAAVGGLLLVRQAWLSGPTPTSAVPAPTPAQSAYALVVSVLVGISSFFLARNTPDDVYYVGKSVWIAERDLIPLNDFLFSENVLPPMGSQPPIPSIEVFDGAFANVFGIHASSALWYVLLPIMTVLAALALWRLTHRWAPRRPVLAFTVAVAYLYLVAGGDAALGTFHIPRMHEGKGMFVSAVIPLMWLYLTEWFDNRSRRSLLLIVALSITAIGLTNTAAIILPMLVGAAGFAMLLVGRWKAAVVAAVAALAYPIGSLVVSRLVLGGMSATGADDVFFDAASTYRRTLLFGVVGVISGLALWCGALIARRRTPALLAAGAALALSVLFVPGVLELLSALSGISVVLWRVPWLLALPTLIGLLCTVNVPAPTRALRRAASGGIAVLLVASFALFATPMWSPKSWVDVHDRPTWKLPQQRQAIAFWIKDLDRPQGLLLAPKTIMRTTPIVTSRVRVVLPRDFYLVEYDLSSQFAKDRLLLAGFADGTASPTPAELKPALDRLDVGTICVYNGNRYARDTAPQLGYQEFAKRKAPGAMTCFRRVG; encoded by the coding sequence GTGGCCAACGTCGACAGCATCGCCGTAGCGCCCGCCGAACCGGATCCGACGCCGCGGCCCGAGCAGGCGTCCCGGCCCGCCGACGCCCGCACCGGGCTGTCCCGGGTACGCGCGCTGGTGGCCGTCGCCCCGGCGGTGCTCACCGATGGCGCGGTGATCGCGTTCGCGCTCTTCACAGTGCTCTACCACCTGGCCTTCCTGGGTGACCTGCGTCCGTCGGTCACCTTCCGGATCTGGCTGCTGGCCTGTGTGGTGCTCGCGGTCGCGGCCGTGCTGCGTGCCCGCCGCCGCGCCCGGGCCGACACCGCCCCGGCCGACAGCGCCCCGGTGGCACAGGAGAAGCCGGTCAGCGCGCGGCCCGCCGCCGACCGTCGCCTGCTGATCGGTGTGCTGGTCGCCGCCGCCGTGGCCGCCGTCTCCGCCGGTCTGGCCAACACCAGCGTCAACGTCTCCTGGTGGATCCCGGCCGTGTCCGGCCTGCTCGCGGCCGTCGGCGGGCTGCTGCTGGTGCGCCAGGCATGGCTGAGCGGCCCGACGCCCACCTCGGCCGTCCCGGCGCCCACCCCGGCGCAGTCGGCGTACGCGCTGGTCGTCTCGGTCCTGGTCGGCATCTCGTCGTTCTTCCTGGCCCGCAACACCCCGGACGACGTCTACTACGTCGGCAAGTCGGTGTGGATCGCCGAGCGTGACCTGATCCCGCTCAACGACTTCCTGTTCTCCGAGAACGTGCTGCCGCCGATGGGCTCGCAGCCGCCCATCCCGTCGATCGAGGTCTTCGACGGCGCGTTCGCCAACGTCTTCGGCATCCACGCCAGCTCGGCCCTCTGGTACGTGCTGCTGCCGATCATGACGGTGCTCGCGGCGCTGGCGCTGTGGCGGCTGACGCACCGGTGGGCCCCGCGCCGTCCGGTGCTCGCCTTCACAGTGGCTGTCGCGTACCTCTACCTCGTCGCGGGCGGGGACGCCGCACTGGGCACCTTCCACATTCCCCGGATGCACGAGGGCAAGGGCATGTTCGTCTCGGCGGTCATCCCGCTGATGTGGCTCTACCTGACCGAGTGGTTCGACAACCGCTCGCGGCGCAGCCTGCTGCTCATCGTGGCGCTCTCCATCACCGCGATCGGGCTCACCAACACCGCGGCGATCATCCTGCCGATGCTGGTCGGCGCCGCAGGCTTCGCCATGCTGCTGGTCGGCCGGTGGAAGGCGGCCGTCGTCGCGGCGGTCGCCGCCCTCGCGTACCCGATCGGCTCGCTGGTGGTCTCCCGCCTGGTGCTCGGCGGTATGAGCGCGACCGGCGCGGACGACGTCTTCTTCGACGCGGCGTCCACCTACCGGCGGACCCTGCTGTTCGGCGTGGTCGGGGTGATCAGCGGTCTGGCGCTGTGGTGCGGCGCGTTGATCGCCCGTCGACGTACGCCCGCGCTGCTCGCCGCCGGTGCCGCCCTCGCGTTGAGCGTGTTGTTCGTGCCCGGTGTCCTGGAGCTGCTGAGCGCGTTGAGCGGCATCTCGGTGGTGCTCTGGCGCGTGCCGTGGCTGCTCGCCCTGCCGACGCTGATCGGTCTGCTCTGCACAGTGAATGTGCCGGCACCGACCCGGGCGCTGCGCCGGGCGGCGTCCGGGGGAATCGCGGTGCTGCTGGTCGCCTCGTTCGCGCTGTTCGCCACCCCGATGTGGTCGCCGAAGAGCTGGGTCGACGTGCACGACCGCCCCACCTGGAAGCTTCCGCAGCAGCGTCAGGCGATCGCGTTCTGGATCAAGGACCTGGACCGCCCGCAGGGCCTGCTGCTCGCCCCGAAGACGATCATGCGCACCACACCGATCGTCACCAGCAGGGTCCGGGTCGTCCTGCCCCGCGACTTCTACCTCGTCGAGTACGACCTCAGCTCCCAGTTCGCCAAGGACCGACTGCTGCTCGCCGGCTTCGCGGACGGCACCGCCAGCCCGACGCCGGCCGAGTTGAAGCCGGCACTGGACCGCCTCGACGTGGGCACCATCTGCGTCTACAACGGCAACCGGTACGCCCGCGACACCGCGCCGCAGCTGGGCTACCAGGAGTTCGCCAAGCGCAAGGCTCCCGGCGCGATGACCTGCTTCCGGCGGGTCGGCTGA
- the yaaA gene encoding peroxide stress protein YaaA gives MLILLPPSEGKADAGTGRRWAPDRLSLPELNPARERVLDALVTLSAGPDEEAARAALGLSEGQRGELRRNARLREAATAPAERLYTGVLYEALDLASLPATAQRAARRSILISSGLWGAVRLADRIPPYRCPIGARLPDVGALSTYWRRELTPTVDGAAGRGPVLDLRSGAYAATWTPRGELAERTVAVRVLHEREVDGVPVRSVVSHFNKATKGRLVRDLLIAGARPRTAAELVGTLRELKHTVLEQATAAGRVRQVDLVVTDL, from the coding sequence ATGCTCATCCTGCTGCCGCCCTCGGAGGGGAAGGCCGACGCCGGCACCGGACGGCGCTGGGCCCCGGACCGGCTCTCGCTGCCCGAGTTGAACCCGGCCCGCGAGCGGGTGCTGGACGCCCTGGTGACGCTGAGCGCCGGGCCGGACGAGGAGGCCGCGCGGGCGGCGCTCGGCCTCAGCGAGGGCCAGCGGGGCGAGCTGCGGCGCAACGCCCGACTGCGGGAGGCGGCCACCGCGCCGGCCGAGAGGCTCTACACCGGGGTGCTCTACGAGGCGCTGGACCTGGCCTCGTTGCCGGCCACGGCGCAACGGGCGGCCCGCCGGTCGATCCTGATCAGCTCCGGGCTGTGGGGCGCAGTCCGGTTGGCCGACCGGATCCCGCCGTACCGCTGCCCGATCGGCGCCCGCCTGCCCGACGTCGGGGCGCTGTCGACGTACTGGCGTAGGGAGCTGACCCCGACGGTGGACGGCGCCGCCGGTCGCGGCCCGGTGCTGGACCTGCGCTCCGGCGCGTACGCGGCCACCTGGACGCCGCGCGGGGAGCTGGCCGAGCGGACGGTCGCCGTGCGGGTCCTGCACGAGCGGGAGGTCGACGGCGTGCCGGTCCGCTCGGTGGTCAGCCACTTCAACAAGGCGACCAAGGGGCGGCTGGTCCGGGACCTGCTCATCGCCGGCGCCCGGCCGCGCACCGCCGCGGAGCTGGTGGGCACCCTGCGGGAGTTGAAGCACACAGTGCTGGAGCAGGCCACCGCCGCGGGCAGGGTGCGGCAGGTGGATCTGGTGGTCACCGACCTGTAG
- a CDS encoding DUF952 domain-containing protein: MIYKLLSNAEWDDALAAGAFAGSAVDRQDGFIHLSGGDQVVETARRYFTGATGLTVLSVEEERLGDALRWEPSRGGQLFPHLYGPLPVAAVAAARALPADLPVADAVAALLG, from the coding sequence GTGATCTACAAACTGCTGTCGAACGCGGAATGGGACGATGCGCTCGCCGCCGGCGCCTTCGCCGGCTCCGCCGTGGACCGGCAGGACGGCTTCATCCACCTCTCCGGCGGCGACCAGGTGGTGGAGACGGCGCGGCGGTACTTCACCGGGGCGACCGGGTTGACAGTGCTCAGCGTCGAGGAGGAGCGGTTGGGTGACGCGCTGCGGTGGGAGCCGTCGCGCGGCGGTCAACTCTTCCCGCACCTGTACGGCCCGCTGCCGGTCGCGGCGGTGGCGGCGGCGCGGGCGTTGCCCGCGGACCTTCCGGTGGCCGACGCGGTGGCCGCCCTGCTGGGCTGA